The DNA window ATGTCACATATGCTAGATAAGGATAATTACATGGATCCCTATATAGTTGGACAGGTCTTAGACGCATTAGTTAGAGCAGGATATACGCCTGGGACAGAAGTTATCTCGGTCTGTGAATCGAACTTAAGAAATTTCCTAAAAGGAGCAAGAAATAAGGGAATTAGCGAAGCTACATTTCAAGATGTAATGATGGCTTTTACAGGTTTAGCGAGTTTACTAGGTGGAAATGATGATGAGCTTATGAATTCTATACTTGCAGAGGTGTTTAAATCTCCTGAGAGATATAAGAAAGATGGCTTTTGGTATCATGACGCAAAGAAAACAGCTTTTGCTCTTATTGGAATCAGCAAACTCAAAGAAGTTAGGAAAATAGACGAATTTCCATACAGAATTTACAAAGTTATTACAAATTATCAAAAAGAGCTGGAAGAGTTGCTTACAAACCTAAAAGAGGAGTACGAAACACGGTTAAAAACACTCAAACAAGGTTATTTATGGATTTCCATTTCGTTTTTGTCTATTATTATTTCATTATTGTTGGTTCTAGTACTAACAATAAATAATCCGGTTTCTCAGCTCATAATTGGTGGGATTCTTTTTCCTGTATTTCTATCATCAGCAACAAAAACATATTTGTTATTTAAGGGTAAATGAGAAAGTACTATTATGAGAAAAACTTGGAAGGCATTTGCGTTTGATTTCGATGGAACTCTCGTGGATAGTTATTCATGCTTACCAGCGATTTATAGATCAATCGCAAAGCAGATCGGCTTACCTAGGGAAATGATTGGTAGATTCGTTAAAAAAGCAATAGAATACGAGGATATGCATGACTATCTCGGAAACTATGACAGAAAAACATGGTGGCCGGACCTTTTTGCTGAGTTTGATATAAAACATGAGGAGGAATTTCTTGATAAATTACTTAAAAAGTTCTGGGAAATGCGGGCCGAAAAAAGTACCGTTATCGAAGGATGTACAGAAGTGCTGGAAGTTCTTAAAAATAAAGGTTTTGTCTTGGTGATTATTGCTGGAAACGATGGACAAAAAAGTATAAAGAGAATGAGAATTGAAAAAAGCGGATTAGCAAAATATTTTGATAATATCTTAATTGTCGGTGAGGATGTAAGGACTCGTGTTGAAGCAATTGAATTCGTGGCAAGGAATTATAAGCTGGATTTTAATGAGATTGTATTTGTTGACGACAAACCCTCGCCGATAAATGAGGTAAAAGCTGCAGTAAAGGAAATCGTAACAGTCAAAGTAGAATTTGAGGGTATTCTAAAACTTGCTTGGAAAGAGAAATGCAAAACGGATTTTGTAATAAACCATATAAAGAACCTTTTGGAAGTTTGTGAATTATCGTTACTTTAAACAGAAAAATTCGTTCATGACTCGAGTAATAGCTCTGTAGGGGGAAGGAGGAGGCTTTTGAGAGTGGCGCACCAGTTCGGCCCAACAAGCACCGAATA is part of the Ferroglobus placidus DSM 10642 genome and encodes:
- a CDS encoding HAD family hydrolase, with protein sequence MRKTWKAFAFDFDGTLVDSYSCLPAIYRSIAKQIGLPREMIGRFVKKAIEYEDMHDYLGNYDRKTWWPDLFAEFDIKHEEEFLDKLLKKFWEMRAEKSTVIEGCTEVLEVLKNKGFVLVIIAGNDGQKSIKRMRIEKSGLAKYFDNILIVGEDVRTRVEAIEFVARNYKLDFNEIVFVDDKPSPINEVKAAVKEIVTVKVEFEGILKLAWKEKCKTDFVINHIKNLLEVCELSLL